A genomic region of Barnesiella viscericola DSM 18177 contains the following coding sequences:
- a CDS encoding deoxycytidylate deaminase, producing MDMKSNSPDKQLNLDKRYIRMAQIWAENSYCQRRKVGALIVKDKMIISDGYNGTPAGFENCCEDETGHTFPFVLHAEANAITKVARSNNSSDGATLYVTSSPCIECAKLIIQSGIKRVVFSEYYRLQDGIDLLRRAGITVDFIDPQADDETPQTSGQ from the coding sequence ATGGATATGAAATCAAATAGCCCCGACAAACAACTGAACCTGGACAAGCGTTACATACGCATGGCGCAAATCTGGGCCGAAAACTCTTACTGCCAGCGGCGTAAGGTAGGAGCCTTGATTGTCAAGGATAAAATGATAATCTCCGACGGCTACAACGGTACACCGGCCGGATTTGAAAACTGCTGCGAGGACGAGACGGGTCACACCTTCCCCTTCGTGTTGCACGCCGAGGCCAACGCCATCACCAAGGTGGCCCGCAGCAACAACAGCAGCGACGGAGCTACCCTGTATGTAACCTCATCGCCCTGCATCGAGTGTGCCAAACTGATAATCCAGTCGGGTATCAAACGGGTAGTTTTCTCGGAATATTACCGACTGCAAGACGGCATCGACCTCTTGCGACGGGCCGGTATCACCGTCGATTTCATCGACCCGCAAGCCGATGACGAAACACCGCAAACCTCGGGACAATAA